One stretch of Anolis carolinensis isolate JA03-04 chromosome 3, rAnoCar3.1.pri, whole genome shotgun sequence DNA includes these proteins:
- the uchl3 gene encoding ubiquitin carboxyl-terminal hydrolase isozyme L3 isoform X1, with translation MEPHRWLPLEANPDVTNQFLKQLGIQPSWQFVDVYGMDPELLSMVPRPVCAILLLFPVTEKYETFRTEEENKIKAEGQEVKPTVYFMKQTISNACGTIGLIHAIANNRDKITFEADSSLKKFLDDSVHMNPEERAKFLETYEAIRVTHESSAHEGQTESSSSLLPSPSSPQLQYFSHCKMKASSLRRSASLTLVRCDNVAPVKATSPPVCLQRWRPTIPLSAIGLHCVAPSIDEKVDLHFIALVNVGGILYELDGRKPFPINHGQSSDDTFLEDAIEVCKKFMERDPDELRFNAIALSTA, from the exons tTTCTGAAACAGCTGGGGATACAGCCCAGCTGGCAATTTGTAGATGTGTATGGTATGGATCCAGAATTACTTAGCATGGTGCCAAGACCTGTCTGtgctattcttcttctttttccagtTACAGAAAAG TATGAAACTTTTCGAACagaagaggaaaataaaataaaagctgaaGGACAAGAAGTGAAACCAACAGTGTATTTCATGAAGCAAACAATCAGTAATGCCTGTGGAACTATTGGACTGATTCATGCTATTGCAAACAATAGAGATAAAATTACCTTTG AAGCGGACTCTTCTTTGAAGAAGTTCTTAGATGATTCGGTACACATGAATCCTGAAGAGAGGGCCAAATTCCTAGAAACCTATGAA GCTATACGTGTTACTCATGAATCCAGTGCCCATGAAGGTCAGACTGAG tcTTCATCATCCCTGCTGCCCTCGCCATCCTCACCACAGCTTCAGTACTTTAGCCACTGCAAAATGAAGGCTTCATCTTTGCGTCGCTCTGCATCCTTGACACTGGTCAGATGTGATAATGTAGCCCCTGTAAAGGCTACAAGCCCACCTGTCTGCCTTCAGCGCTGGAGGCCCACAATACCTTTATCAGCTATTGGGCTCCACTGTGTT GCACCAAGTATAGATGAGAAAGTAGATCTGCACTTCATTGCATTAGTTAATGTTGGTGGCATTCTCTATGAACTAG ATGGACGGAAGCCTTTCCCAATTAACCATGGGCAATCAAGTGATGACACCTTTTTAGAG GATGCAATAGAAGTGTGTAAGAAATTTATGGAACGTGATCCAGATGAATTACGGTTCAATGCAATTGCTTTATCGACAGCTTAA
- the uchl3 gene encoding ubiquitin carboxyl-terminal hydrolase isozyme L3 isoform X2: MEPHRWLPLEANPDVTNQFLKQLGIQPSWQFVDVYGMDPELLSMVPRPVCAILLLFPVTEKYETFRTEEENKIKAEGQEVKPTVYFMKQTISNACGTIGLIHAIANNRDKITFEADSSLKKFLDDSVHMNPEERAKFLETYEAIRVTHESSAHEGQTEAPSIDEKVDLHFIALVNVGGILYELDGRKPFPINHGQSSDDTFLEDAIEVCKKFMERDPDELRFNAIALSTA, translated from the exons tTTCTGAAACAGCTGGGGATACAGCCCAGCTGGCAATTTGTAGATGTGTATGGTATGGATCCAGAATTACTTAGCATGGTGCCAAGACCTGTCTGtgctattcttcttctttttccagtTACAGAAAAG TATGAAACTTTTCGAACagaagaggaaaataaaataaaagctgaaGGACAAGAAGTGAAACCAACAGTGTATTTCATGAAGCAAACAATCAGTAATGCCTGTGGAACTATTGGACTGATTCATGCTATTGCAAACAATAGAGATAAAATTACCTTTG AAGCGGACTCTTCTTTGAAGAAGTTCTTAGATGATTCGGTACACATGAATCCTGAAGAGAGGGCCAAATTCCTAGAAACCTATGAA GCTATACGTGTTACTCATGAATCCAGTGCCCATGAAGGTCAGACTGAG GCACCAAGTATAGATGAGAAAGTAGATCTGCACTTCATTGCATTAGTTAATGTTGGTGGCATTCTCTATGAACTAG ATGGACGGAAGCCTTTCCCAATTAACCATGGGCAATCAAGTGATGACACCTTTTTAGAG GATGCAATAGAAGTGTGTAAGAAATTTATGGAACGTGATCCAGATGAATTACGGTTCAATGCAATTGCTTTATCGACAGCTTAA